A window of the Lactuca sativa cultivar Salinas chromosome 5, Lsat_Salinas_v11, whole genome shotgun sequence genome harbors these coding sequences:
- the LOC111915627 gene encoding uncharacterized protein LOC111915627, producing MTMHMANRSVTQPRGIVEDILVKIGKFVFPIDFVSKLTLRVGDEEETFGIKEDFQGSDVQGEVFNIDEKDELRELEKLMEEEIKTIQQVKRTKQRASVPFFVEVIAFTTPTSWVSKESDDLSSNEDEDEVTSKDMTSADEEKKITLELKKNEESLENKGTKRKLDANEIKAKKENSKKAYKRQVQAYKRRWKEQRVQLAMDSSDNST from the exons ATGACTATGCACATGGCAAATCGTTCCGTGACACAGCCCCGGGGCATTGTAGAAGATATTCTAGTTAAAATTGGGAAATTcgtttttccaatagactttgtg TCCAAGCTTACTTTGAGAGTTGGAGATGAAGAGGAAACTTTTGGAATAAAAGAAGATTTCCAAGGGAGTGATGTTCAAGGTGAAGTATTCAATATTGATGAAAAAGATGAACTTAGAGAATTGGAGAAGTTAATGGAAGAGGAAATTAAGACAATTCAACAAGTCAAGCGTACGAAACAAAGAGCATCCGTTCCATTTTTTGTTGAAGTGATTGCTTTTACAACACCAACTTCTTGGGTAAGTAAGGAAAGCGACGATTTATCGAGTAACGAGGATGAAGACGAGGTTACTTCTAAGGACATGACTTCAGCtgatgaagaaaagaagattACATTAGAGCTTAAAAAGAATGAAGAAAGCTTAGAGAATAAAGGGACCAAAAGAAAGCTCGACGCAAATGAGATAAAAGCTAAAAAGGAAAACTCGAAAAAAGCGTATAAAAGACaagttcaagcttacaagaggcgatGGAAGGAGCAAA